From Streptomyces durmitorensis, a single genomic window includes:
- a CDS encoding S1 family peptidase: MSQPELMRGPTGGQLSDSSRQQATSDFLRPQSPLANVVGFGHGVKWTEGQPTGEPAVIVFVTQKVPESMLPERDVVPRQMDDGTPTDIVAVGHVAAQRQQRQSSRADDRSSAVYGPDGSVSEQLAGLSQPQLQELGGLGAFEPQLLKRRMRPCPSGASVGNVRVTAGTLGSVVYDFLPGAAVDPPGPGLGVPAKFYILSNNHVLADSNRAQLGSAIVQPGVFDGGQDPADRIATLERFITIQFAPQIPLERHNNVVDAALGTVDFQDATRETYFSGAPRAWRRKANVAVGDQVKKTGRTTNISFGRIIAVDATIDVNYGTAGTARFKDQILTTNISAGGDSGSLVTSLDNVAMGLLFAGSSTVTVLNHLENVRALLRVEVSEQLA, encoded by the coding sequence GTGAGCCAGCCCGAATTGATGCGAGGACCCACCGGCGGTCAGCTCAGTGACAGCTCCCGCCAGCAGGCGACATCCGACTTCCTGCGGCCCCAGTCGCCGCTGGCCAACGTCGTCGGCTTCGGCCACGGCGTGAAGTGGACCGAGGGACAGCCCACCGGCGAACCGGCCGTCATCGTGTTCGTCACCCAGAAGGTCCCGGAGTCCATGCTCCCGGAGCGGGACGTCGTCCCGCGCCAGATGGACGACGGCACCCCCACCGACATCGTCGCGGTCGGCCATGTCGCCGCGCAGCGGCAGCAGCGCCAGTCTTCCCGCGCCGATGACCGCTCCTCGGCGGTTTACGGCCCCGACGGCAGCGTGAGCGAACAGCTCGCGGGCCTGTCGCAGCCCCAGCTCCAGGAGCTCGGCGGGCTCGGCGCGTTCGAGCCGCAGCTTCTCAAGCGCCGCATGCGCCCGTGCCCCTCCGGCGCATCGGTCGGCAACGTACGCGTGACGGCCGGCACGCTCGGCAGTGTGGTCTACGACTTCCTGCCCGGCGCCGCCGTCGACCCGCCGGGCCCCGGCCTCGGCGTACCGGCGAAGTTCTACATCCTCTCCAACAACCACGTGCTGGCCGACTCCAACCGCGCGCAGCTCGGCAGCGCGATCGTGCAGCCGGGCGTCTTCGACGGCGGCCAGGACCCGGCCGACCGCATCGCGACCCTGGAGCGCTTCATCACGATCCAGTTCGCCCCGCAGATTCCGCTGGAGCGTCACAACAACGTCGTCGACGCGGCCCTTGGCACCGTCGACTTCCAGGACGCGACCCGTGAGACGTACTTCAGCGGTGCGCCGCGCGCCTGGCGCCGCAAGGCGAACGTCGCGGTCGGCGACCAGGTGAAGAAGACCGGCCGTACGACCAACATCTCCTTCGGCCGGATCATCGCCGTCGACGCGACCATCGACGTCAACTACGGCACGGCGGGCACGGCCCGCTTCAAGGACCAGATCCTGACGACGAACATCTCCGCGGGCGGCGACTCGGGGTCCTTGGTGACCTCGCTCGACAACGTCGCGATGGGGCTGCTGTTCGCCGGAT
- a CDS encoding SDR family NAD(P)-dependent oxidoreductase, with amino-acid sequence MNLPATGRRVLISGASRGLGRALAQAFAENGDRVAVHYGSREEEARATLASLKGEGHALVGGDLSDPSGAADVAGRSATALGGLDVLVNNAAVNLPHPLADTSYEDWAALWQRHVSVNLLATANLSHLAARRMIDQGTGGRIVNIGSRGAFRGEPDHPAYGATKAAVHALGQSLAVSLAPYGIAVASVAPGFFETERVAHRLSGDEGAAIRAQSPFGRAGTADEIAAAVLWLASPVAEWASGTVLDLNGASHLRT; translated from the coding sequence ATGAACCTGCCAGCCACCGGCCGCCGTGTCCTGATCAGCGGAGCCTCCCGAGGCCTGGGGAGAGCCCTCGCGCAGGCCTTCGCCGAGAACGGCGACCGCGTCGCCGTGCACTACGGCTCGCGCGAGGAGGAAGCGCGCGCGACGCTCGCCTCGCTCAAGGGTGAGGGCCACGCGCTGGTGGGCGGGGACCTCTCGGATCCGTCGGGCGCGGCGGACGTCGCGGGGCGGTCCGCCACCGCCCTCGGCGGTCTGGACGTCCTGGTCAACAACGCCGCCGTGAACCTGCCGCATCCCCTCGCCGACACGTCGTACGAGGACTGGGCGGCCCTCTGGCAGCGGCACGTGTCGGTGAACCTCCTGGCCACGGCGAACCTCAGTCACCTGGCGGCCCGCCGGATGATCGACCAGGGCACGGGCGGCCGGATCGTGAACATCGGCTCGCGCGGCGCGTTCCGCGGGGAGCCCGACCACCCGGCCTACGGAGCGACCAAGGCGGCCGTCCACGCGCTCGGACAGTCCCTCGCGGTGTCGCTCGCGCCGTACGGGATCGCGGTGGCGTCGGTGGCGCCCGGCTTCTTCGAGACGGAGCGGGTCGCGCACCGGCTGAGCGGGGACGAGGGGGCCGCGATCCGCGCGCAGAGCCCGTTCGGGCGCGCGGGCACGGCGGACGAGATCGCCGCGGCGGTCCTCTGGCTCGCCTCGCCGGTCGCGGAGTGGGCGTCCGGCACGGTCCTGGACCTCAACGGCGCTTCGCATCTGCGCACGTGA
- a CDS encoding alkaline phosphatase PhoX has protein sequence MSLTRRDFARRSAVTGAGVALAGSVGALATAPGALAAQETTEDGADMLGGAFGYGPLVPDPEGLLALPAGFSYRVLTHSGKTKLETGEFTPSNHDGTATFEGPRGVTLLVNNHELSGPRSKWKHPVPLTEGLVYDPAASGGCTVVEVRRGGHVAEWVGIAGTATNCAGGSTPWGTWLTCEETEEKAGQNGMTKDHGYVFEVDPYDRRANRAPKPIKALGRYAHEAVVVDPRRGHLYLTEDASGPNGLLYRWTPPHGFKHGRGKLRTLADDAGVLKAPKCYDSGGRFVDDLSRATRIGTVYGVDWVEVPDRDARTVPVRQQFDDGDITRARKLEGMWWGDGGVYIVASFARDESPAPHDGQVWFYHPSRRTLTLKVLLGVNPDPGKDGAFDGPDNITVSPYGGLVIAEDGEGIQHLFGATEHGRTYPIARNELNAGTPEKPSYSEFTGVTFSPDGKTLYASIQTPGILLAITGPWRRQRH, from the coding sequence ATGTCGCTCACTCGCAGGGACTTCGCCAGACGCTCCGCGGTCACCGGCGCGGGGGTCGCCCTTGCCGGCAGCGTCGGCGCACTCGCCACCGCGCCCGGCGCGCTCGCCGCCCAGGAGACGACGGAGGACGGGGCCGACATGCTCGGCGGCGCCTTCGGCTACGGCCCCCTCGTCCCCGACCCCGAGGGCCTGCTCGCACTGCCCGCCGGATTCTCGTACCGCGTCCTGACCCACAGCGGAAAGACCAAACTGGAGACCGGCGAGTTCACGCCCTCCAACCACGACGGCACGGCCACCTTCGAGGGCCCGCGCGGCGTCACGCTGCTCGTCAACAACCACGAGCTGAGCGGCCCCCGCTCCAAGTGGAAGCACCCGGTCCCGCTCACCGAAGGCCTCGTCTACGACCCGGCCGCGTCCGGCGGCTGCACCGTCGTCGAGGTCCGCCGCGGCGGACACGTCGCCGAGTGGGTCGGCATCGCGGGCACCGCCACCAACTGCGCGGGCGGCAGCACTCCTTGGGGCACCTGGCTCACCTGCGAGGAGACCGAGGAGAAGGCCGGCCAGAACGGCATGACCAAGGACCACGGCTACGTCTTCGAGGTCGATCCCTACGACAGGCGCGCCAACCGGGCACCCAAGCCGATCAAGGCCCTTGGCCGCTACGCCCACGAAGCCGTCGTCGTCGACCCCAGGCGCGGCCACCTCTACCTCACCGAGGACGCCTCAGGACCCAACGGCCTGCTCTACCGCTGGACCCCTCCGCACGGCTTCAAGCACGGCCGCGGCAAGCTGCGTACCCTCGCCGACGACGCGGGCGTCCTGAAGGCGCCCAAGTGCTACGACTCCGGCGGCCGTTTCGTGGACGACCTGTCCCGCGCCACCAGGATCGGCACGGTCTACGGCGTGGACTGGGTCGAGGTCCCGGACCGCGACGCCCGCACGGTCCCGGTGCGCCAGCAGTTCGACGACGGCGACATCACGCGTGCCCGCAAGCTCGAAGGCATGTGGTGGGGTGACGGCGGCGTCTACATCGTCGCCTCGTTCGCCCGCGACGAGAGCCCCGCCCCGCACGACGGACAGGTGTGGTTCTACCACCCCTCGCGCCGCACCCTGACCCTGAAGGTGCTCCTCGGCGTCAACCCGGACCCCGGCAAGGACGGCGCCTTCGACGGCCCGGACAACATCACCGTCTCCCCGTACGGCGGCCTGGTCATCGCCGAGGACGGCGAAGGCATCCAGCACCTCTTCGGGGCGACCGAGCACGGCCGTACGTACCCGATCGCGCGCAACGAACTCAACGCGGGCACACCCGAGAAACCCTCCTACAGCGAGTTCACCGGCGTCACCTTCTCGCCCGACGGCAAGACGCTCTACGCCAGTATCCAGACACCCGGCATCCTGCTGGCGATCACCGGACCGTGGCGGCGCCAACGCCACTGA
- a CDS encoding TROVE domain-containing protein, with amino-acid sequence MARFNTKSAKALVTSVVKSTGRTAPTQQGGRGHLRDPRSELFLLAVANFVSQQTFYENGGDRDDRFSALVRRLAVEDPEWTAGLLGWLRGDGNMRTASIVGAAEYVKARLDAGATEGPANREVVASVLRRPDEPGELLGYWTATYGRNVPKPVKRGIADAVRRLYGEKALLKYDTASKGYRFGDILNLVHAAPDPDRPWQGDLFRYALDRRHHPDTAMPPASARILAAHRELMAVPVAERRAVVTGAGGAERLASAGMTWEALAGWLQGPMDKAAWEAVIPSMGAMALVRNLRNFDEAGVSDEVAGVVAAKLSDPVQVARSRQFPFRYLAAYQHAPSLRWAYPLEQALGHSLGNVPALPGRSLILVDRSGSMWSPLSDRSQLNRADAAAVFGTALALRAADADLVEFGTSSAKVRYRKGESVLKVLERFGSLGGTNTTEAVRRFHKNHDRVLIVTDEQATYHHYGDPTEQVPAHVPVYTWNLAGYRVGHGASGTGNRHVFGGLSDAAFRMVALLEAGASSDWPWARK; translated from the coding sequence ATGGCACGCTTCAACACCAAGTCCGCGAAGGCGCTCGTCACTTCCGTCGTGAAGTCGACCGGGCGCACCGCGCCGACCCAGCAGGGCGGCCGAGGTCACCTGCGTGACCCGCGCTCCGAGCTCTTTCTGCTCGCGGTGGCGAATTTCGTTTCCCAGCAGACCTTTTACGAGAACGGCGGCGACCGCGACGACCGTTTCTCCGCGCTCGTGCGACGCCTCGCCGTCGAGGACCCGGAGTGGACCGCGGGCCTCCTCGGCTGGCTGCGCGGCGACGGCAACATGCGGACGGCATCGATCGTCGGCGCCGCCGAGTACGTCAAGGCGCGCCTCGACGCCGGCGCCACCGAGGGCCCCGCGAACCGCGAGGTCGTCGCCTCCGTGCTGCGCCGCCCGGACGAGCCCGGCGAGCTGCTCGGGTACTGGACGGCGACGTACGGCCGCAACGTCCCCAAGCCCGTGAAGCGGGGCATCGCGGATGCCGTGCGCCGCCTGTACGGCGAGAAGGCGCTGCTCAAGTACGACACGGCGTCCAAGGGTTACCGCTTCGGCGACATCCTCAACCTCGTGCACGCCGCGCCCGACCCGGACAGGCCGTGGCAGGGCGACCTCTTCCGGTACGCGCTCGACCGCCGCCACCACCCCGACACGGCCATGCCGCCCGCGTCCGCCCGCATCCTGGCCGCGCACCGCGAGCTGATGGCGGTGCCGGTCGCCGAGCGGCGCGCGGTGGTGACCGGCGCGGGCGGCGCGGAGCGGCTCGCCTCGGCGGGCATGACCTGGGAGGCGCTCGCGGGCTGGCTGCAGGGGCCGATGGACAAGGCGGCCTGGGAGGCGGTCATTCCCTCCATGGGCGCGATGGCACTCGTGCGCAACCTGCGGAATTTCGACGAGGCAGGCGTCTCGGACGAGGTGGCGGGCGTCGTCGCGGCGAAGCTCTCGGACCCGGTACAGGTCGCGAGGTCGCGGCAGTTCCCCTTCCGCTACCTCGCCGCCTACCAGCACGCGCCGTCGCTGCGCTGGGCGTACCCGCTGGAGCAGGCGCTCGGCCACTCGCTGGGCAACGTGCCGGCGCTGCCCGGCCGTTCACTGATCCTGGTCGACCGTTCGGGCTCGATGTGGTCGCCGCTCTCGGACCGCTCGCAGCTCAACCGCGCGGACGCGGCCGCGGTCTTCGGCACGGCGCTCGCGCTGCGGGCGGCGGACGCCGACCTGGTCGAGTTCGGCACGAGCAGCGCCAAGGTGAGGTACCGCAAGGGCGAGTCCGTCCTGAAGGTCCTTGAGCGGTTCGGCAGCCTCGGCGGCACGAACACCACCGAGGCGGTGCGCCGCTTCCACAAGAACCACGACCGCGTCCTGATCGTCACCGACGAGCAGGCGACGTACCACCACTACGGCGACCCGACCGAGCAGGTTCCGGCGCACGTCCCGGTCTACACCTGGAACCTGGCGGGATACCGGGTGGGCCACGGCGCGTCCGGCACGGGCAACCGCCATGTGTTCGGCGGCCTTTCGGACGCGGCGTTCCGGATGGTGGCGCTGCTCGAGGCGGGGGCTTCGAGCGATTGGCCGTGGGCGCGGAAGTGA
- a CDS encoding GntR family transcriptional regulator yields the protein MGAMQPVRRTLLRDQAYTSIRDAIVGGDIPPGSVVRDADLAASLGLSRAPVRAAFSRLVDEGLLESKPQSHTRVTALDEAGVRDAAAVVRAMHELVARGAVPRLEPAHLYAMRDASRRFAAAVAAGDVEGALRADDDLHGVLVAACGNHAATATITRYTPLIRRLERQRFGEGVTCGSAELHERLIDACADGDPEAAVAVTTEIWRVLEELAHP from the coding sequence ATGGGAGCCATGCAACCGGTGCGCCGCACCCTCCTCAGGGACCAGGCGTACACATCGATCCGTGACGCGATCGTCGGCGGGGACATCCCGCCGGGCAGCGTGGTGCGGGACGCCGACCTCGCCGCCTCGCTCGGCCTGTCGCGCGCTCCCGTCCGCGCTGCGTTCTCGCGGCTCGTGGACGAAGGCCTCCTGGAGTCCAAACCGCAGAGCCACACCCGTGTGACGGCGCTGGACGAGGCAGGCGTCAGGGACGCGGCGGCCGTCGTCCGCGCCATGCACGAACTCGTCGCCCGCGGCGCGGTGCCCCGCCTGGAGCCCGCGCACCTCTACGCGATGCGTGATGCAAGCCGCCGGTTCGCGGCGGCCGTCGCGGCCGGCGACGTGGAGGGGGCCCTGCGGGCCGACGACGACCTGCACGGCGTCCTCGTCGCGGCCTGCGGCAACCACGCGGCCACGGCCACCATCACCCGGTACACCCCCCTCATCCGCCGCCTGGAGAGGCAGCGCTTCGGTGAGGGCGTGACCTGCGGCTCCGCCGAGCTGCACGAGCGCCTCATCGACGCGTGCGCGGACGGCGACCCGGAGGCGGCGGTGGCCGTCACCACGGAGATCTGGCGCGTCCTGGAAGAGCTCGCCCACCCCTGA
- a CDS encoding 1-aminocyclopropane-1-carboxylate deaminase: MPAPLDSYARYPLLFGPSPVHPLDRLTHHLGGAALWAKREDCNSGIAYGGNKTRKLEFLVADALAQGCDTLVSIGGVQSNHTRQVAAVAARAGLKCVLIQESWVDWPDSVYDKVGNILISRLAGADVRLVRAGFGIGIKESWERAVREVEEAGGRPYAIPAGCSEHRLGGLGFARWAYEVAEQEAELGVFFDTVVVCSVTGSTQAGMVAGFAALAEEGERPRRVLGIDASADPDRTREQIARITRGTAELIGVQAEVKDADIELDARYHAGTYGLPDEATLDAMRLAARTEGMVTDPVYEGKSMAGMIDLVDRGEIARDATVLYAHLGGQPALNAYSALF; encoded by the coding sequence GTGCCCGCACCCCTCGACTCCTACGCCCGCTACCCCCTCCTCTTCGGCCCCTCACCCGTCCACCCCCTGGACCGCCTCACCCACCACCTCGGCGGCGCCGCGCTCTGGGCCAAGCGGGAGGACTGCAACTCCGGCATCGCGTACGGCGGCAACAAGACGCGCAAGCTGGAGTTCCTCGTCGCCGACGCGCTCGCGCAGGGCTGCGACACCCTCGTGTCGATCGGCGGCGTCCAGTCCAACCACACCCGCCAGGTCGCGGCCGTCGCCGCCCGCGCCGGACTCAAGTGCGTGCTGATCCAGGAGAGTTGGGTCGACTGGCCCGACTCCGTGTACGACAAGGTCGGCAACATCCTCATCAGCAGGCTCGCGGGCGCCGACGTACGCCTCGTACGCGCCGGATTCGGCATCGGCATCAAGGAGAGCTGGGAGCGGGCGGTGCGCGAGGTCGAGGAGGCGGGCGGCAGGCCGTACGCCATCCCGGCCGGCTGCTCCGAGCACCGTCTGGGTGGTCTGGGCTTCGCGCGCTGGGCGTACGAAGTGGCGGAGCAGGAAGCGGAACTTGGGGTCTTCTTCGACACCGTCGTGGTCTGCTCGGTGACCGGGTCCACGCAGGCGGGGATGGTCGCCGGTTTCGCCGCGCTCGCGGAGGAGGGCGAGCGCCCGCGCCGTGTCCTGGGCATCGACGCATCCGCCGATCCCGACCGCACCCGCGAGCAGATCGCCAGGATCACCCGCGGGACGGCCGAACTCATCGGCGTGCAGGCAGAGGTGAAGGACGCCGACATCGAGCTCGACGCGCGCTATCACGCGGGCACCTACGGCCTCCCCGACGAGGCGACCCTCGACGCGATGCGGCTCGCGGCCCGCACGGAGGGCATGGTGACCGACCCGGTCTACGAGGGGAAGTCGATGGCCGGGATGATCGACCTGGTGGACAGGGGAGAGATCGCGCGCGACGCGACCGTGCTCTACGCCCACCTCGGCGGGCAGCCCGCGCTGAACGCCTACAGCGCCTTGTTCTGA
- a CDS encoding CarD family transcriptional regulator produces the protein MTRPPGTRRHLPNSPFNVPPPPAPPIEQFAVGDRVSHDQYGLGRIVGVEGEEAVVIDFAGRQGRFLSPYPKLSKL, from the coding sequence ATGACGAGGCCCCCCGGTACCCGACGCCACCTGCCGAACAGCCCCTTTAACGTTCCGCCGCCCCCCGCACCGCCCATCGAGCAGTTCGCCGTGGGCGACCGGGTCTCGCACGACCAGTACGGACTCGGGCGGATCGTCGGAGTCGAAGGCGAGGAAGCGGTGGTCATCGACTTCGCAGGCCGCCAGGGACGGTTCCTGAGCCCGTACCCCAAGCTGTCCAAGCTCTGA
- a CDS encoding TerD family protein, producing MTPGSNIPLTATRVAVDVAAPVRLDVSGLLLTADGKVRSDDDFIFFNQPSGPGVTYQSGGGTTPDKITVDTTAVPAGIEKIVVTASPDAAGQTFQGVEPTATIRNADDGSVLATFTPPQLGGETALVIVEVYLRNGAWKARAVGQGYSNGLAGIATDFGVSVEEPAAPAAPAAAAPAAPMAPPSGAPVQGPPPPVADPRLAAPAAPAAPPAPPAPGAGKINLDKGRVSLQKNQTVSLVKGGKPLLSQVKMGLGWEPAYGGKDIDLDASVIAYGPQRNHVDSCYFGKLSIVNGAIKHSGDNLTGEGGGDDEVIVVDLGRLPQDVTGLVFTVNSFSGQKFTAVAKAYCRLLDAATGEELVRFDLTNAEAQTGVMMAKLIKQFTGEWEMTAMGDFVKSRTVRGMVKPAAQAL from the coding sequence ATGACCCCCGGCTCGAACATCCCTCTCACCGCCACTCGCGTAGCGGTGGACGTCGCCGCACCGGTGCGGCTCGACGTATCGGGCCTGCTGCTCACCGCCGACGGCAAGGTGCGCTCCGACGACGACTTCATCTTCTTCAACCAGCCCTCCGGGCCCGGTGTCACCTACCAGTCGGGGGGCGGCACGACCCCCGACAAGATCACGGTGGACACCACGGCCGTGCCCGCCGGCATCGAGAAGATCGTCGTCACCGCCAGCCCGGACGCGGCGGGCCAGACCTTCCAGGGCGTCGAGCCCACCGCCACCATCCGCAACGCGGACGACGGTTCCGTCCTCGCCACGTTCACGCCCCCGCAGCTCGGCGGCGAGACCGCCCTGGTGATCGTCGAGGTCTACCTGCGCAACGGCGCGTGGAAGGCGCGCGCCGTCGGCCAGGGGTACTCGAACGGCCTGGCGGGCATCGCGACCGACTTCGGCGTCTCGGTCGAGGAGCCCGCGGCCCCGGCCGCTCCGGCCGCCGCCGCGCCCGCCGCCCCGATGGCGCCCCCGTCCGGCGCCCCGGTCCAGGGCCCGCCCCCGCCGGTCGCCGACCCCCGCCTCGCCGCCCCGGCAGCGCCCGCGGCTCCCCCGGCGCCGCCCGCGCCCGGCGCGGGGAAGATCAACCTGGACAAGGGCCGGGTCAGCCTCCAGAAGAACCAGACCGTGTCCCTGGTCAAGGGCGGCAAGCCGCTGCTCTCGCAGGTCAAGATGGGTCTCGGCTGGGAGCCCGCGTACGGCGGCAAGGACATCGACCTGGACGCCTCCGTCATCGCGTACGGCCCGCAGCGCAACCACGTGGACAGCTGCTACTTCGGCAAGCTGTCGATCGTGAACGGCGCGATCAAGCACTCCGGCGACAACCTCACGGGCGAGGGCGGCGGTGACGACGAGGTGATCGTCGTGGACCTGGGCCGTCTGCCGCAGGACGTGACGGGTCTCGTCTTCACGGTGAACTCGTTCTCGGGCCAGAAGTTCACGGCCGTCGCCAAGGCGTACTGCCGCCTTCTGGACGCGGCGACGGGCGAGGAGCTGGTCCGCTTCGACCTCACGAACGCGGAGGCGCAGACGGGCGTGATGATGGCCAAGCTCATCAAGCAGTTCACCGGAGAGTGGGAAATGACCGCGATGGGCGACTTCGTGAAGTCACGGACCGTGCGCGGAATGGTGAAGCCCGCGGCGCAGGCGCTGTAG
- a CDS encoding zinc-dependent alcohol dehydrogenase family protein, which produces MKAAIIESVGKAVVGEVPDPTPGPRDVVVEVAACGLCGTDLHILQGEFAPTLPVVPGHEFAGEVVGLGREVTELAVGDRVAVDPSLYCYECRYCRTGHNNLCERWAAIGVTTAGGAAQYAVAPVANCVRLPENVRTQDAALIEPLSCAVRGYDVLRAQLGAHVLIYGSGTMGLMMLELAKRTGAASVDVVDLNPDRLATARQLGVSGSAAGADELDRPQGWDIVVDATGNAAAIQDGLGRVAKAGTFLQFGVADYATRVSIDPYRIYNQEITITGSMAVLHSYERAAELFAAGVLDPDVFISDRMPLDSYPQALERFASGVGRKIVVVP; this is translated from the coding sequence GTGAAGGCCGCCATCATCGAGTCCGTCGGCAAAGCCGTCGTCGGCGAGGTGCCCGACCCCACCCCGGGGCCGCGCGATGTCGTCGTCGAGGTCGCCGCGTGCGGACTGTGCGGGACCGATCTGCACATCCTGCAGGGCGAGTTCGCGCCCACACTGCCGGTGGTGCCGGGGCACGAGTTCGCCGGGGAGGTGGTGGGGCTCGGCCGCGAGGTCACCGAGCTCGCGGTCGGCGACCGCGTCGCCGTCGACCCCTCGCTCTACTGTTACGAGTGTCGCTACTGCCGCACCGGCCACAACAACCTCTGCGAGCGCTGGGCCGCGATCGGCGTCACCACCGCGGGCGGCGCCGCCCAGTACGCGGTCGCGCCCGTCGCCAACTGTGTGCGGCTCCCCGAGAACGTACGCACCCAGGACGCGGCCCTCATCGAGCCCCTGTCGTGCGCGGTGCGCGGCTATGACGTCCTGCGGGCCCAGCTCGGCGCCCACGTCCTGATCTACGGCTCCGGGACGATGGGCCTGATGATGCTGGAGCTCGCCAAGCGGACGGGAGCGGCGAGCGTGGACGTCGTGGACCTCAACCCGGACCGCCTCGCCACGGCGCGGCAGCTGGGCGTCTCGGGGTCGGCCGCCGGGGCGGACGAGCTCGACCGGCCCCAGGGGTGGGACATCGTGGTCGACGCCACCGGGAACGCGGCGGCGATCCAGGACGGCCTCGGGCGGGTCGCCAAGGCGGGAACGTTCCTGCAGTTCGGGGTGGCCGACTACGCGACGCGGGTCAGCATCGATCCGTACCGCATCTACAACCAGGAGATCACCATCACCGGGTCGATGGCGGTGCTCCACAGCTATGAGCGGGCGGCGGAGCTGTTCGCCGCGGGTGTGCTGGATCCTGATGTGTTCATCAGTGATCGGATGCCGCTGGACTCTTATCCGCAGGCGCTCGAGCGGTTCGCCTCCGGGGTGGGCCGGAAGATCGTGGTGGTGCCGTAG
- a CDS encoding carbohydrate ABC transporter permease encodes MSTAVTRDKPRTRTPLKIRGSAGLGLAAWLAGILFFLPIAWMALTSFHSEEDAATNPPSLAASLTLDGYRDFFGAGGGASPWPSLINSTVASVASTLLVLLLALPAAYALSIRPVKKWTDVLFFFLSTKMLPVVAGLLPIYLFAKNTDMLDNIWLLVILYTSMNLPIAVWMMQSFLAEVPVAIIEAAQIDGARLPTILTRVVAPIALPGIAATSLICFIFSWNELLFARVLTGVVAQTAPVFLTGFITSQGLFLAKVCAASLVISLPVLAAGFAAQDKLVQGLSLGAVK; translated from the coding sequence ATGAGCACTGCCGTGACGCGTGACAAGCCACGCACCCGGACCCCGCTGAAGATCCGGGGCTCCGCGGGCCTCGGCCTGGCCGCCTGGCTGGCCGGAATCCTGTTCTTCCTGCCCATCGCCTGGATGGCGCTGACCTCCTTCCACTCGGAGGAGGACGCCGCGACCAATCCGCCCTCGCTCGCCGCCTCGCTCACCCTGGACGGCTACCGCGACTTCTTCGGCGCGGGCGGCGGCGCGAGCCCCTGGCCCTCGCTCATCAACTCGACCGTGGCGTCGGTCGCGTCGACGCTACTCGTGCTGCTCCTGGCGCTCCCTGCCGCGTACGCGCTGTCCATCAGGCCGGTGAAGAAGTGGACGGACGTCCTGTTCTTCTTCCTGTCGACGAAGATGCTGCCGGTCGTGGCGGGACTGCTGCCGATCTATCTCTTCGCGAAGAACACCGACATGCTCGACAACATCTGGCTGTTGGTCATCCTCTACACGTCGATGAACCTGCCGATCGCGGTGTGGATGATGCAGTCCTTCCTCGCCGAGGTGCCGGTCGCGATCATCGAGGCCGCGCAGATCGACGGGGCGCGCCTGCCCACCATCCTCACGCGCGTGGTGGCCCCCATCGCGCTGCCGGGGATCGCGGCGACGTCCCTGATCTGCTTCATCTTCAGCTGGAACGAACTCCTCTTCGCCCGAGTGCTCACGGGCGTCGTCGCCCAGACCGCGCCCGTGTTCCTGACCGGCTTCATCACCAGCCAGGGCCTGTTCCTGGCGAAGGTGTGCGCCGCGTCGCTCGTGATCTCCCTGCCGGTGCTCGCCGCGGGGTTCGCCGCCCAGGACAAGCTGGTCCAGGGCCTGTCGTTGGGAGCCGTCAAGTGA